CCAAAGTCTCCACCTACTGTCAGCAGTAACCTATCACTAAGTTGCCCATTATAATACAGGTTCTGATAAGTTCTAAATTGCTTGACAGGAGCTTCATCCAATGATTCCCTGCCAAACAAATTGGTATAGGTCAAGCTGTGCCCTTTAGCGATATTCCATGAGAAAAGTGCTCCTACTGACTTAGCATCATTTGCATCCAAGAAAAAGTTATAGCCACTTACTACCCAAAGTTCAGCCGAAAACTTTTCAGAGCCTTCCCATGAAAGTCTTGCTCCACTCTGGTAAAACGGCTCATTGTAGGTAGCAACAGTGGTTGAACTAAGCCAATTGTTTTTTGGCAAATAACTCTCCGTTCCTATATGGGTAGAGAAGAAGCCAGCATCAAGCCATAAACCGTCCTTTAGCTCTATTCCCATATTGGCTTCCTGAATCATATTGAAAGTCTCAGACCAAGTAGCTTGTGCAATATCCCCATAGTGCAATGTAAAACTTCCTCTCACTTGCTCTGACTCATATCCTACTTGCATTTGCAAAGCATTTAACCCAAACCGACGATCTCTCGGTGAGACAGTTGTAAACTTCTGCAATGCATTAGGTTCCAGCTCATCTGAAAAAGCTGCAAAATAAACATCTGTATATCCTTCTATTTTCAGTTGATGTTTGGTCGTATCTTCTTCTTGTGCCATTACCGAAGAAACTCCTGCAAAAAAACACAACGCCGCCATCCATAACTTTCTCATCCCTTAAGTCTTTTAATATTCCCTATTTCAAATTGCTATTTTCCTTATCAGCAAGCAGGAAATGTAATATACCGTCCATTGCGCTACTTCTATTCTCCATTCCTTCAATTGTTTCAAATGGAAAACCCAATAATACCAACCTGTAATCTCCCTGATAAGCTACTGCTGCACTTATGTTATTGGATTTATAACGTAAAATTGTCTTTGCATTATCTTCAGCAGGTTCTATACCGTCCGGTGATTCCACAGCATAAAACTCACTATCTCCAAGATTCTGAGAAAAAGTCATCCCTTCAAATACAGCAAACTTCCTGTCTGCTACCGTCAACTCTCCTGTATTGGTAGCATGGTCTGTTCTGGCTAAGAACTTCAATACACCCTTACCGAATTTAACATCCTGATCTTTATCAGATTTCTGTTTTCTTTTATCAAAGAACAAGTCTGTTCCGATATAAGCACCTGATGCCAAAAGACTACCACCTTGCTGTAAATAATCTGTCACTTTTTGCTGTAACAGTTGAGGAAATGTTGCATACTGTGGCTTGCGATAAGCACGTGGCGGGTAGGTAGTACGTTGCTCACCCAATAGCAGGTCTACGACAGGATATTTTTCTAACGAAATCATTCCATTCATTACAGCTCCAGCACTGCAAGACACAAAAGAATAACCTGCTTTTCTGATCGATTCCCCATGTACTACAGCAAAGTCAAATGTATTTCCTCCTACTGCTTTCCCTTCAAAGTCTGCAAAACTTGCCCCATGCCCTGGAGCATCATCATCCAGCCAAGGTGAGTCATTGAAAAAATCGAACTGCTTTCCGATATAAGAATAGTCTGTTCCATAAGCCACGCCTGCATCCCAATAGTTGATAAAACCTGACAGATTCTCGGACTCCATAATAGCAGGTGCTGCCACTCGATCAAAGCCATTTACAACCAGCAGCGGCTCTGTTCCCATATCACATGCAGCAACCACTTCTGAAGGAAAACTTTCCCCACCCTTATTGATTGCTGCAACCTTAAAACTATAGATTTTCCCTTTTTCCAACCCATCAACAAGCAGCTCAGGAGTGTTGGTGACCCTGCCGTTATCAAAGGCTTTTCCTTCCTCTCTTGTATAGACGATATAACCGTCAGGCATTGCGGTCGTTTCTAAAGAGTCTACTGTAGCTTGCCAAGTTAGCTTCACCGTGCCTTTACCATACAACTCTACCGCCATATTCTGAACAGGTAAAGGTTGTACCACATATGGTTTTTCATATTGGAATGCCAAGTACTTGAGAATACCTTTGTACAAGGCTCTTGATACATCAAATCGAAACTTAGGATCCTGCGCAAAACGCATATCCATAAAGTTATGGTGGGAGAGAAGCTCCAACAAAATCGATGGCACTTTAGGGTAAGTAGCTTCCGAGTAACGCCTGTCCCACATCGGTCTGCGTGTCCAAGCCGAGTCGTAAAGTGTTATGATATCCTCACAAAGCTGTGTCTGTACCACATCTGCCAGATCTCGGTTTGTCCAACGAGATTGCCCTTTCGGAAATTTTTTGTGCTTGTATAGGTCTGTCGTACTGTAAATCATCAGTGTGCCTACCACTGTATCATTGGCTGTTTGCCCTGCATCGGTGTGGAAAGCCAAAGAAAGGTCCAATGGTATCTGCAAACCTTCACCTGTCAAGGTATTGGTTGAATCCGTATAGGAATCTGACAGGTAATTGACCCACTTGCCTCGGCTTCGGTAATCGTCGGAATAGTCATTCTTATTTTCAGTCAAACTATAAACCAATGTATCAGGCATTCCCGCATACTGTAAGTTATAACGGGCACCTTCCAGATATCGAGGTCGCCCACTTGTTTGACCATTTCTTGCCACATTTCCCATACCTCCTCCAAACCGGACAGCATCGGCAGTAATCACAGCATCTTTGCCTTCACTGAAAGCAGAAAGTTCTACAGCTCCACTGGTCTTGTTGACCCCCTTGTCAAACTCGAAAGTTCCCAAGTACACCCAAGTACTGCCTCCCATTTGCTGGTTGACTGAGAAAGTCGTTGCTCCCCCTTTATGGTAAACCGTATAGCGGGCATCTTTTGCTGAATTAGGTAATGAATGGTAAGAAACATAAACAGCATATCTACCTTTAGTTGGAATAAACGGTATCCAATCGAGAGCCTTTTGTACTTTCTGTTTTGCTGCAAACTGTCTGTACGTACCTTTCTTAAAAGGATTCTCCCCATCTGTCAATGGTATCTCACTTGGGGCAAACCCTTGCATCTCTCCAGTCTTGATTCCTCTATGGTATTCTCGATAAGCCTTACTATCGGTATCATCATTGTCCACAACGACCATTTCCGTCTGCATATCCCGCTCACGAGGCAGGTATACATTCGCTCCTGCATTCTCCAGCATTGGGGTAAGAAACGGCAATACAAATGACATAGGTAACACATCCTCTACTGTTTGAAATAGCCTAGCCCTTTGCCATTCCCATCGGTCAAGTGACGGTTCATAATACCATCCGTGACTATGCCACAAAGCCAGATGTCTATCTTGTAAGCCTTCCGTAAAAGTGACAGGCTTGGACAGGTTCTTAACGTGGGGTACCACTTCAAATGGACGTACTGCAGGCTTCCTACTCAAATCCTGTTCTGATGCAGTTCGATAGTAATTCGGCACCAGGTCTTGGAGCCTTTGTTTAGGCATCATCTTCTCCGTACTATCTGCTTGCAGTTCCAAGCCTTTGCCTACATAAAAATTCCAATCATAGGATCTGTATTTCTGCCCTGCCATCCCCACCAAACGATACTTCAACGCACCGGCTCCTTCAGGCCTTAAAGGCATATACTCCATTTCTCTTGAAAAGAATAAATCTATGCGTTTGGCGTCCTTGTCTATACTTAAAGAATCCACCTTTACCTTATCATCTATTCGAGAAGGGTGAGTAGCTTCCTTGAAAAAATTTAGACAAGTATCTAACCTATAGTTCAGTTGTTTTTCTTCTTTCGTCTGTCCAAAAAGTATTGTTGACCACAACAACAGTGGTAGCCAAGCTAACTTTCTTATATGCTTTTGTATCATCAGTCAAAAATGTGTTGTTTGAACAGTTTGTTTACCGTTTAATATGGTGTTATTGCCTCAAATACGGCAACAGGCTTTGAATTCTTTGGTTGTTTGGCCACTTCTGTAAGGCAGAATAGGTCACTTCCTGCGCTTTCTTCATGTTCTGCAATTTCAATAGCATTGCCACATAGTTATAATAATAAGTTGGGTCATTGTCATTCAGGTTAATCGCTTGCTGTACTGCTCCTGCGGCTTCCTTGTACTGCCCTTCTTCTGCATAAAGCAAACTCAGGTAGTAGTAAGACAAATCATTGTCAGCATCTTGGGTGATAGCCTGTTGCAGCATATATTTCGCTTTTTTATTATCGCCCATACCACTGTATAATAATGACAAGTTGATTCTTGGTAGTACCAGCACACTATCCAATTTCAACGCCCTCTCGTAGGCAGCTATCGCCTGTTCCGTTTCATTTAGTCTTTGGTGATATTCTCCCTTGTTGATTTGACCTGCTACCATATCTGCGTTAGCAGCCAGATATTCCTCATACTCTTTCTTTCCCTGATTAAATGCACTTGCAAAATTAGTAGGACGCTGTTGAGCAGGCACATCCATAACAGCTCTGTAGGCTACTACTCGCACAGTACGCAATGGGTCTGTTAATCCTTTCCAAAATGCTGCTTGCTGTCTAAGTTGTGGGTAATCAAGTGATCGTGTATAAGCCGCATAACGAACCAATCCCTCCTTATCCAATACACCTTTCTGAAGGTAAGGAACAGCCTGTTCTGGCAAATATGAGAGGTAATGCAATGCCGTAGCTCTCACGATTGCATTTTGGGTAGTATCCTTGAAAAGCTTGATCAGGTGTGGTGCAGAAGAGGCATCCATATGGCTACCAGGAATCAGGTCATCCGAAAAATGATACGCCCTATCTTTTCCATACCACTCTTCTACCTTATCTGCAGCCCATTTCACGGACTTCTCCGTATGACAGCTGTTACAGGCATTAGGCGTCCCAAACTTTACACTCTGGTCTGGACGAGGAACCCTGAAGCTATGGTCACGACGGTAATCATTCCCCATATAAACAGCTCCATCCATATGGCAATTGATACACTGTGCACCTTTGGTTTCCTTCTCATGAAAATGGTGCAGCTTGCTGTCATATGACTTATCATGACACTGTAGGCAAAGTGCATTGGTCAACGTCTTGACCTTACTGGTATGTGGATCATGGCAGTTTGTACACATCACATTGTTCTGGTGCATCTTACTTGACATGAAAGAGCTCAACACATAATCCTCATCCCGTATCTGTCCATCTGCGTGATAATTCTCGGTTGTTAGCAGATTAGGCACAAATGACTGCATCATCTCTGGCTGAGGGTTTGAGTTCTCTGTCATCATTGTTCGACGAGCATGGCAACTACCACAAACACTCAGCTGTACTTCCTGCTGCTGAAAATCCACAAAATGTCCTGTCGAATAGCTTTCTCCTTTTTCCATTGCCTCTACATGTTGCTTACCTGCACCATGACAAGACTCACAGCTGACGTTGATCTCCGAGAAAGTAGTATGGTAAGTCCAATCTTGTTCATTGAAGTTTTTCTTCAGGTTGGTGCTATGGCAAGATGCACACATGTTCTGCCAATTCTGAGAGTTACCTGTCCAATGAAGCCAATCGTTAGGTTGTATCTTGTCTCCGGCATATTGATGGAACCATTTCTTCTTTTCTGTATCCCAACTAGCACGCATCACTTGTACTTTTCCTCCCGGAAATTCTACCATATACTGTTGTAGTGGCGCCCATCCGAACGTATATGCAATTTTATAGGTATTCTCTGAACCGTCTATCTCCTTGACAGTAGCATAGTAAGCTGAATCTTTCTGATGAAACCTGTACTGCACACCATCGATCTTGACTTCTGTGTCGTTGAAGTTCCCTCGAACACTCTTATCCGTAGCTTTTTTCATTGCCATATCATGGTCTGAATCCTGCCAATGGTGATAGGCTTGCTCGTGGCATTTGATACAGGATTCTTTTCCAATATATGAGTTGGTTGCCGCCAGGATTTCATCATTTCCTAATTGGTTGTTAGTTAGTTCTGAAGGTTTTTTCTGGCAACTAATGAAAACGATATAAGCAAAGAGTAGGGTAATGGAAAAAAACCCTGCTGTACGTAAGGTATTGTTCATAGGTAGATATTCTTTCAAGTATGATTTTTTAAAGATAACAAGAATCATCACACCACCTACATTGATACAAAAAATGGACAAAGGTGATGTACATACTGACATTACTTTGCCCATTTCCAATACTTATTGTACCCTAATCTATTTCCATGTTTTAAAGGGGTGTTGAGATAAATAGGAATTATAATAGCGCTTATCTCCTGAAACTTCCTCCCCAAGCCAATCGGGCTTATCAAATTGTTCGGCTTCATCAGAGAGCTCTACCTCTGCCATGACTAACCCTTCGTTATCCCCAAAAAAATGGTCTATCTCAAAAGTATGCTTTCCAACTTCTACCTCAGTTCTAGTCTTCTCAATCACACCCGGTTCACAGATTTTCAGTAACTGTTCCGCTTCTTGGACAGGAATTTCCTTTTCCCACTCATATCTACTAATACCCGTTTCGTTGCCTATTCCTTTAATGGTTAGGAAAGCGCGCTCTCCTTTTACTCTTACCCTTACCGTTCGTTCAGGTACAGAACTGAGATACCCTTGTACAATGCGGGTCGTTTTCCCTTCGGGTAAATCCCCTTTTACCAAAAACTTTCTTTCTATTTCCTGTGACATGGCTTTGTAGCGTTTTGATTTTAGAGTTGAGGTGTGTTTTAACCTGCCCAATTTTCCCTGTCCAGACTTCTGTACTGAATTGCTTCTGCCAAATGTTCAGGCAATATACGCTCAGCCCCTGCCAAGTCCGCTATTGTTCTTGACACTTTCAAGATGCGGTCATAAGCCCTGGCTGAAAGTCCTAGTTTTTGCATGGCAGCTTTCAACAAGTTTTTTCCCACTTCATCAATTTCACAAACTTCCTTTACCTGCTGCGAAGCCATCATGGCGTTGGAATAAACACCTTTTACCTCCTTGAAGCGTTCACTTTGTATTTCTCTTGCCTGCATCACTCGCTCACGGATCTCTTCACTGCTTTCTGTCTTACGGTTAGCCGTCATCTCATCAAAGTTGATAGGTGTTACCTCCACATGTAAGTCTATACGATCCAACAACGGTCCACTGATCTTATTGAGGTAACGTTGTACAGTTCCCGGAGCACATACACATTCTTTTTCGGGATGATTATGATAACCACATGGACAAGGATTCATACTGGCTATCAACATAAAGTTCGCAGGATAATCTACTGACATCTTTGCCTGTGAAATGGTTACCTGCCTTTCTTCCAAAGGCTGACGCATTACCTCCAAAACTGTACGTTTGAATTCAGGTAACTCATCTAAAAATAAAACCCCATTATGTGCCAATGAGATCTCCCCCGGTTGAGGGACACCTCCACCGCCAACAAGCGCTACATCACTGATTGTATGGTGTGGCGCACGGTAAGGTCGTCTAGGCATCAATTGAGCATCTGAACCCAACCTACCTGCTACAGAGTGAATCTTGGTTGTTTCCAATGCTTCCTGCAAAGTGGGAGGGGGGAGAATAGTCGGTAGCCTTTTTGCCAACATGGTTTTTCCTGCACCGGGAGGTCCTACCATAATGACGTTATGTCCACCAGCTGCCGCAATTTCCAATGCTCGCTTAATATTTTCCTGACCTTGTACTTGAGAGAAATCTACTGTATAATCATTCAGTGAATCAAAGAATATTTCTCTGGTATCTATTTTCAAGGGAGGTATTTCACTTTTCCCTTTCACAAAATCTATGGCCTCACGCAAGGAGCTGACGCCTATTACATCAAGGTTATTGACAATTGCTGCCTCACCTGCATTCTCTACAGGAAGAATAAAACCTTTGAACCCTTGCTTTCGTGCTTCAATCGCAATCGGCAACGCCCCTTTGATAGGACGAAGACTTCCATCCAGTGCCAGCTCACCCAACACTATATACTGCTCCAGTCGCTCAGAATAAATTTGTCCTGACGAAGCCAACATTCCTAAAGCAATTGGCAGGTCAAAAGCCGCACCTTCTTTTCGTCTGTCAGCAGGGGCTAGGTTTACCACTACTTTCTGCCTCGGTATCACATAACCATCGTGCTTTACAGCTGACTCAATACGGTGAATACTTTCCTTGATGGCGTTATCAGGTAAGCCTACCATATAAAAACCAGTGCCACCATCAAGCGTACTTGCCTCAATTGAAATTAGAAAAGCATCCACCCCATGTACAGCACTGCCAAAGGTCTTAGCGATCATATTGAATAGTTTTTAGTCTCTTTATTTTCTGTGTTATCAAAAGCAAACAAACCTAACGAATTAATCATAAAGAATGATTAACCCATCAGGTTTGCTGTAAGGTTAGAAGCTATTATAAAGGTCAGGTCTTATTGTACACCCACCTTTTCCATTGGAGCAGAAAGACGTTCAAGCAGTTTGCGCTTTTCCTCTTGCTCTTTTTGTTCTTCCTTCTCTCGTTGCATTTGTTCCAATACCTCTGGGTTACGGCGGATATAATCCTGCCAACGGAGTGCTTTCTCCACTCTCTGCAACGCTACCTGACCATCCGTAAAGGTAGAATCCAGCTCTACTGCTTTTGTGTAGAACTCTTTTGCCTCTTCATGCTTTTTATACCAATACTCATAAGTCATTCCCAATTCATAATAAGCATCTTTCTGATCAGGATGTTCCGCAATTACTTTTCGGTAATAACCTTCTGCCACCTCAGGTTGCTTTTTCTTACGGTAAAAATCACCCAGCTTTTTAGCAACTTTCCAGTAGGTATC
This portion of the Limibacter armeniacum genome encodes:
- a CDS encoding golvesin C-terminal-like domain-containing protein; its protein translation is MIQKHIRKLAWLPLLLWSTILFGQTKEEKQLNYRLDTCLNFFKEATHPSRIDDKVKVDSLSIDKDAKRIDLFFSREMEYMPLRPEGAGALKYRLVGMAGQKYRSYDWNFYVGKGLELQADSTEKMMPKQRLQDLVPNYYRTASEQDLSRKPAVRPFEVVPHVKNLSKPVTFTEGLQDRHLALWHSHGWYYEPSLDRWEWQRARLFQTVEDVLPMSFVLPFLTPMLENAGANVYLPRERDMQTEMVVVDNDDTDSKAYREYHRGIKTGEMQGFAPSEIPLTDGENPFKKGTYRQFAAKQKVQKALDWIPFIPTKGRYAVYVSYHSLPNSAKDARYTVYHKGGATTFSVNQQMGGSTWVYLGTFEFDKGVNKTSGAVELSAFSEGKDAVITADAVRFGGGMGNVARNGQTSGRPRYLEGARYNLQYAGMPDTLVYSLTENKNDYSDDYRSRGKWVNYLSDSYTDSTNTLTGEGLQIPLDLSLAFHTDAGQTANDTVVGTLMIYSTTDLYKHKKFPKGQSRWTNRDLADVVQTQLCEDIITLYDSAWTRRPMWDRRYSEATYPKVPSILLELLSHHNFMDMRFAQDPKFRFDVSRALYKGILKYLAFQYEKPYVVQPLPVQNMAVELYGKGTVKLTWQATVDSLETTAMPDGYIVYTREEGKAFDNGRVTNTPELLVDGLEKGKIYSFKVAAINKGGESFPSEVVAACDMGTEPLLVVNGFDRVAAPAIMESENLSGFINYWDAGVAYGTDYSYIGKQFDFFNDSPWLDDDAPGHGASFADFEGKAVGGNTFDFAVVHGESIRKAGYSFVSCSAGAVMNGMISLEKYPVVDLLLGEQRTTYPPRAYRKPQYATFPQLLQQKVTDYLQQGGSLLASGAYIGTDLFFDKRKQKSDKDQDVKFGKGVLKFLARTDHATNTGELTVADRKFAVFEGMTFSQNLGDSEFYAVESPDGIEPAEDNAKTILRYKSNNISAAVAYQGDYRLVLLGFPFETIEGMENRSSAMDGILHFLLADKENSNLK
- a CDS encoding YifB family Mg chelatase-like AAA ATPase, with the translated sequence MIAKTFGSAVHGVDAFLISIEASTLDGGTGFYMVGLPDNAIKESIHRIESAVKHDGYVIPRQKVVVNLAPADRRKEGAAFDLPIALGMLASSGQIYSERLEQYIVLGELALDGSLRPIKGALPIAIEARKQGFKGFILPVENAGEAAIVNNLDVIGVSSLREAIDFVKGKSEIPPLKIDTREIFFDSLNDYTVDFSQVQGQENIKRALEIAAAGGHNVIMVGPPGAGKTMLAKRLPTILPPPTLQEALETTKIHSVAGRLGSDAQLMPRRPYRAPHHTISDVALVGGGGVPQPGEISLAHNGVLFLDELPEFKRTVLEVMRQPLEERQVTISQAKMSVDYPANFMLIASMNPCPCGYHNHPEKECVCAPGTVQRYLNKISGPLLDRIDLHVEVTPINFDEMTANRKTESSEEIRERVMQAREIQSERFKEVKGVYSNAMMASQQVKEVCEIDEVGKNLLKAAMQKLGLSARAYDRILKVSRTIADLAGAERILPEHLAEAIQYRSLDRENWAG
- a CDS encoding multiheme c-type cytochrome; this encodes MNNTLRTAGFFSITLLFAYIVFISCQKKPSELTNNQLGNDEILAATNSYIGKESCIKCHEQAYHHWQDSDHDMAMKKATDKSVRGNFNDTEVKIDGVQYRFHQKDSAYYATVKEIDGSENTYKIAYTFGWAPLQQYMVEFPGGKVQVMRASWDTEKKKWFHQYAGDKIQPNDWLHWTGNSQNWQNMCASCHSTNLKKNFNEQDWTYHTTFSEINVSCESCHGAGKQHVEAMEKGESYSTGHFVDFQQQEVQLSVCGSCHARRTMMTENSNPQPEMMQSFVPNLLTTENYHADGQIRDEDYVLSSFMSSKMHQNNVMCTNCHDPHTSKVKTLTNALCLQCHDKSYDSKLHHFHEKETKGAQCINCHMDGAVYMGNDYRRDHSFRVPRPDQSVKFGTPNACNSCHTEKSVKWAADKVEEWYGKDRAYHFSDDLIPGSHMDASSAPHLIKLFKDTTQNAIVRATALHYLSYLPEQAVPYLQKGVLDKEGLVRYAAYTRSLDYPQLRQQAAFWKGLTDPLRTVRVVAYRAVMDVPAQQRPTNFASAFNQGKKEYEEYLAANADMVAGQINKGEYHQRLNETEQAIAAYERALKLDSVLVLPRINLSLLYSGMGDNKKAKYMLQQAITQDADNDLSYYYLSLLYAEEGQYKEAAGAVQQAINLNDNDPTYYYNYVAMLLKLQNMKKAQEVTYSALQKWPNNQRIQSLLPYLRQ
- a CDS encoding outer membrane beta-barrel protein; translated protein: MRKLWMAALCFFAGVSSVMAQEEDTTKHQLKIEGYTDVYFAAFSDELEPNALQKFTTVSPRDRRFGLNALQMQVGYESEQVRGSFTLHYGDIAQATWSETFNMIQEANMGIELKDGLWLDAGFFSTHIGTESYLPKNNWLSSTTVATYNEPFYQSGARLSWEGSEKFSAELWVVSGYNFFLDANDAKSVGALFSWNIAKGHSLTYTNLFGRESLDEAPVKQFRTYQNLYYNGQLSDRLLLTVGGDFGTQTNSVLDNPQETAIMYNALTVIRWQFDKNLSVTARGEVFNDKDGFISGLYMEDTENIQGLQIYGLTLGGEYRPMPNAFVRVETRYIQTEDELEIFTQDGSQTNQRWEAMLTMGYTFDRLFRW
- a CDS encoding CYTH domain-containing protein, producing the protein MSQEIERKFLVKGDLPEGKTTRIVQGYLSSVPERTVRVRVKGERAFLTIKGIGNETGISRYEWEKEIPVQEAEQLLKICEPGVIEKTRTEVEVGKHTFEIDHFFGDNEGLVMAEVELSDEAEQFDKPDWLGEEVSGDKRYYNSYLSQHPFKTWK